Proteins from one Malania oleifera isolate guangnan ecotype guangnan chromosome 4, ASM2987363v1, whole genome shotgun sequence genomic window:
- the LOC131152939 gene encoding probable galacturonosyltransferase 4 — protein sequence MMLRKWVMLMLLVTVLAPIVLYTDRLARFSKAWSSRNDFITDASTFAFGGDIRQLNLLPQESFKTLEEPIRIIYSDGSTNTRNSAQDLPSQKSVEHKSRALYTTDNEDQSEKEHPIRQVTDGVHRADQSGFLQKPQSTGENGSSQAKKYSKRKKEKPWKTSLSASENMEMKHDLRSSQTSGKVDTKESIKPKTEKQSDAAVPDALVRRLKDQLIRAKVYLSLAATKNNPHFIRELRQRMREVQRTVDDATKSPELPRNINERLKAMEQTLAKGKQIQDDCATVVKKLRAILHSTEEQLRVHKKQTMFLTQLTAKTLPKGLHCLPLRLSTDYYALNSSQQHFPNQENLEDPRLYHYALFSDNILAAAVVVNSTVSHAKDPSNHVFHIVTDRLNYAAMRMWFLANPPGKATIQVQNVEEFTWLNTSYSPVLKQLSSPSMIDYYFKAHRANSDSNLKFRNPKYLSILNHLRFYLPEIFPKLNKVLFLDDDVVVRKDLSGLWSLDLKGNVNGAVETCGEIFHRFDRYLNFSNPLISKNFNAHACGWAYGMNIFDLEEWKRQKVTEVYHKWQKLNHDRQLWKLGTLPPGLITFWNRTCPLDRSWHVLGLGYNPNVSQKEIERAAVIHYNGNMKPWLEISIPKFRNYWARFVDYDHVYLQECNINP from the exons ATGATGCTGAGAAAATGGGTGATGTTGATGTTGCTCGTCACGGTTCTTGCCCCAATCGTTCTTTACACTGATCGACTCGCACGATTCAGCAAGGCCTGGTCTT CCAGAAACGACTTCATCACTGATGCTTCAACCTTC GCTTTTGGGGGTGATATCAGGCAACTAAATCTGCTTCCGCAG GAATCCTTCAAAACCCTAGAAGAGCCAATCCGGATTATCTACTCCGACGGCTCAACCAATACTAGGAATTCAGCTCAAG ATTTGCCATCACAGAAATCTGTAGAGCATAAATCCCGAGCATTATATACAACGGACAATGAAGATCAATCTGAAAAGGAACACCCCATCAGGCAGGTAACTGATGGGGTTCATCGAGCAGATCAGAGTGGATTCTTGCAAAAACCTCAATCAACTGGTGAAAATGGAAGCAGTCAAGCAAAAAAATATTccaagagaaaaaaagaaaaaccctGGAAGACATCCCTTAGTGCCTCTGAAAATATG GAAATGAAACATGATCTGCGATCTTCTCAAACCTCGGGCAAAGTTGATACAAAAGAATCCATAAAGCCTAAAACTGAGAAACAGAGTGATGCAGCTGTGCCTGATGCACTGGTTCGACGCCTCAAAGATCAGCTCATCAGAGCAAAGGTGTACCTTTCTCTTGCAGCTACAAAAAACAATCCACACTTTATAAGGGAGCTCCGACAACGGATGAGGGAAGTTCAACGAACAGTTGATGATGCAACCAAGTCTCCTGAGCTACCAAGGAA TATCAATGAGAGATTAAAGGCAATGGAGCAAACATTGGCTAAAGGCAAGCAAATTCAAGATGATTGTGCTACTGTTGTAAAGAAGCTCCGTGCTATCCTTCACTCAACAGAAGAGCAGCTTCGAGTGCATAAGAAGCAGACCATGTTTTTGACACAGTTAACTGCAAAAACGCTTCCTAAAGGTCTTCATTGTCTCCCATTACGCCTTTCAACTGACTACTATGCCTTAAATTCTTCACAACAGCATTTTCCAAATCAAGAGAATTTAGAAGACCCAAGGCTGTATCACTATGCACTATTTTCGGATAATATATTGGCAGCAGCAGTTGTTGTGAACTCGACTGTTTCCCATGCTAAG GATCCATCAAACCATGTTTTTCACATTGTCACCGATAGGCTCAATTATGCAGCGATGAGGATGTGGTTTCTTGCAAATCCACCAGGAAAAGCCACTATTCAGGTTCAGAATGTTGAAGAATTTACATGGTTGAATACTAGTTATAGTCCAGTGCTCAAGCAGTTGAGCTCTCCATCCATGATAGACTATTATTTCAAGGCTCATCGTGCTAATTCTGATTCTAATTTGAAGTTCCGGAACCCAAAGTACCTTTCTATCCTGAACCATCTTCGTTTTTACCTGCCAGAGATATTCCCCAAACTCAACAAAGTGCTGTTCTTGGATGATGATGTAGTAGTGCGGAAGGATCTGAGTGGCCTTTGGTCTCTTGATCTAAAAGGGAATGTTAATGGTGCAGTTGAGACCTGTGGAGAAATTTTTCACCGCTTTGACCGTTATCTCAACTTCTCAAATCCTCTCATTTCTAAGAATTTTAATGCTCATGCTTGTGGATGGGCTTATGGGATGAATATTTTTGATTTGGAGGAATGGAAGAGGCAAAAAGTCACAGAGGTCTACCACAAATGGCAAAAGCTG AATCATGATAGACAGTTGTGGAAGCTTGGAACACTGCCCCCTGGTCTCATAACATTTTGGAACCGCACTTGTCCTCTTGATCGATCTTGGCATGTCCTGGGCCTTGGTTACAATCCAAATGTTAGTCAGAAGGAAATCGAACGTGCTGCTGTGATACATTACAATGGAAACATGAAACCCTGGCTTGAGATCAGCATACCCAAGTTCAGAAACTACTGGGCAAGATTTGTTGATTATGATCACGTGTATCTGCAAGAGTGCAACATCAATCCATAA